Proteins from one candidate division KSB1 bacterium genomic window:
- the melA gene encoding alpha-galactosidase: MHKIVFIGAGSLGFTRGLVRDLMTFPILREAEIALVDIDAERLEFAKKACEKIIRMGNYPARVTASLNRRDLLKDADAVLVTILCGDTNIWQHDILIPMKYGIDINVGDTRGPSGIFRALRTIPTMLDICRDMEELCPNAILLNYTNPMAMLCHAMQRESFIKVTGLCHSVQGTAEMLARWMGVPFSELNFTCAGINHLAWFIRLEHRGKDLYPRLREVVMNNEKVYNEEQVRNEMFLALGYYVTESSGHNSEYNWWFRKRPDLIEKYCTHGTGWNPGHHAFILNEYRNAEQTWKNDFLNWLNSDHPISLERGHEYAAYIINAYLGGELYEFNGNVPNTGLVTNLPEGACVEVPVLASRKGFEPIYVGRLPDSCAILTNLTAQTEMMAVEGFFQGDAMMIYQAIAHDPLTAAKLSLAEIRNMVREMFEMNREYLPQFKLVNL; encoded by the coding sequence ATGCACAAGATCGTTTTTATTGGCGCTGGCAGCCTTGGGTTTACGCGGGGCTTGGTTCGTGATCTGATGACTTTTCCGATATTGAGAGAAGCAGAGATCGCGTTAGTGGATATCGATGCCGAACGGCTGGAATTTGCCAAGAAGGCTTGCGAAAAAATCATCAGAATGGGCAATTATCCTGCACGAGTCACAGCCTCATTAAACCGCCGCGATTTGTTGAAAGACGCTGATGCGGTGCTGGTCACCATACTCTGCGGCGATACCAATATCTGGCAGCACGATATTTTGATCCCTATGAAATATGGCATCGATATCAATGTTGGAGATACCCGGGGACCATCGGGAATTTTTCGAGCGCTGCGCACGATTCCCACCATGCTAGACATTTGCAGGGATATGGAAGAACTTTGTCCCAATGCCATCCTGCTGAACTATACTAACCCTATGGCCATGCTCTGCCATGCCATGCAGCGAGAAAGTTTCATCAAAGTGACGGGTTTGTGCCACAGCGTCCAAGGTACAGCCGAGATGCTCGCTCGATGGATGGGAGTACCATTTAGCGAGCTGAATTTTACATGTGCGGGCATCAATCATCTGGCATGGTTTATCAGGCTGGAACATCGTGGAAAAGATCTATACCCCAGGTTGCGAGAGGTTGTGATGAACAATGAAAAAGTTTACAACGAAGAACAAGTGCGCAATGAAATGTTTCTGGCCCTTGGCTATTACGTCACCGAATCCAGCGGCCATAATTCCGAATACAACTGGTGGTTCCGCAAACGGCCTGATTTGATCGAGAAATACTGCACCCATGGTACCGGCTGGAACCCAGGCCATCATGCCTTTATTTTAAACGAATACCGCAACGCTGAACAGACTTGGAAGAATGATTTTTTGAATTGGCTGAACAGTGATCATCCGATTTCATTGGAACGGGGTCATGAGTATGCTGCTTACATTATCAACGCTTATTTGGGCGGCGAATTGTACGAGTTCAATGGCAACGTGCCAAACACTGGATTGGTCACTAACTTGCCCGAAGGCGCTTGTGTCGAAGTTCCAGTCCTTGCCTCCCGCAAAGGCTTTGAGCCGATCTACGTCGGCCGTTTGCCCGATTCCTGTGCCATTCTAACCAACCTCACTGCCCAAACCGAAATGATGGCGGTGGAAGGATTTTTTCAAGGCGATGCTATGATGATCTATCAGGCCATCGCTCACGATCCATTGACGGCAGCGAAATTATCGTTGGCTGAGATTCGGAACATGGTAAGGGAGATGTTTGAAATGAATCGGGAGTATTTGCCGCAGTTCAAACTGGTTAATCTCTAA
- a CDS encoding site-2 protease family protein produces MKWSLKLGTYRGIPVFIHATFVLIILWVALSHWLRGHDLAMTLNGIFFVLLIFGIVVLHEFGHALMAQRYNIKTRDITLLPIGGVARLEKMPDEPRQELWVALAGPAVNVVLAIVLYVVLKVSAGLEPLGNLSVTGGNLLERLLVINIFIAGFNMLPAFPMDGGRVLRALLAMRMEYSRATQLAASIGQGMALLFGLIGIFGNPFLLFIAFFVWIGAAQEANMAKVRYAFDGIPVRSAMITDFKTLHPEDPLSRAIELILAGSQQDFPVTRNGNVVGVLERSALMKGLAQLGKDARVEQIMATDFQTAEPSEMLQSAMARLQSCDCHIMPVISNNELAGLLNMENIGEFMMIHAALQKREA; encoded by the coding sequence ATGAAATGGTCACTCAAACTCGGCACCTATCGGGGTATTCCCGTTTTCATTCATGCCACCTTTGTGCTGATCATCCTGTGGGTGGCGCTCAGCCATTGGCTTCGGGGGCATGATCTGGCGATGACGCTCAATGGAATTTTCTTTGTATTGTTGATATTTGGCATTGTGGTACTGCATGAATTCGGCCATGCGCTGATGGCGCAACGATACAACATCAAAACTCGGGACATCACGCTGCTGCCCATCGGCGGCGTGGCGCGGCTGGAAAAGATGCCCGACGAGCCGCGGCAGGAGCTATGGGTGGCGCTGGCAGGACCTGCTGTGAATGTGGTGCTAGCGATTGTTTTATATGTTGTGCTGAAAGTTAGTGCAGGGCTGGAGCCATTGGGTAATCTTTCGGTAACGGGAGGCAATCTGCTCGAGCGGTTGCTGGTCATCAACATTTTCATTGCGGGATTCAACATGCTGCCTGCCTTTCCCATGGATGGCGGTAGAGTGCTGCGGGCGCTGTTGGCCATGCGGATGGAATATTCCCGAGCCACTCAGCTCGCTGCCTCCATCGGCCAGGGCATGGCGCTGCTGTTCGGCTTGATCGGAATTTTCGGTAATCCGTTTCTGCTGTTCATTGCCTTCTTCGTCTGGATCGGAGCGGCCCAGGAAGCCAATATGGCCAAGGTGCGCTACGCATTCGATGGCATTCCCGTGCGCAGCGCCATGATCACCGATTTCAAAACGCTCCATCCTGAAGATCCGTTATCCCGAGCCATAGAATTGATATTGGCGGGTTCCCAGCAGGATTTTCCCGTGACCCGAAATGGCAATGTAGTTGGCGTTTTAGAGCGCAGCGCGCTGATGAAAGGTCTGGCACAGCTTGGAAAGGACGCTCGCGTCGAGCAAATTATGGCAACTGATTTTCAAACTGCTGAGCCATCCGAAATGCTGCAATCGGCCATGGCACGCTTGCAGAGCTGCGATTGTCACATCATGCCCGTGATCTCAAACAATGAACTTGCAGGACTTTTGAACATGGAAAATATCGGGGAGTTTATGATGATCCATGCGGCACTGCAAAAGAGGGAGGCGTGA
- a CDS encoding pyridoxamine 5'-phosphate oxidase family protein, whose protein sequence is MKSNNEPIFELEFEINKLPTSQNSNLQDRIRRLVSQQWFCVLCTQGEGQPYGSLIAYAFSDDLKQFFFTTPVATRKYKLLSQCRQVALVIDSRCQHQDDMTQVEAVTITGKATEIQSGSDYEQGIASLKHRHPYLADFLDSASTALFRIDVVRYFHVTRFQEVSQWIP, encoded by the coding sequence ATGAAATCGAACAATGAACCCATTTTCGAACTTGAATTCGAAATCAATAAATTGCCCACATCCCAGAATTCGAATTTGCAAGATCGCATCCGCCGTCTGGTGAGCCAGCAGTGGTTTTGCGTGCTGTGCACTCAAGGAGAGGGCCAGCCGTACGGCTCGCTGATCGCCTATGCCTTTAGCGATGATCTGAAACAGTTCTTTTTTACCACGCCTGTGGCCACCCGAAAGTACAAATTGCTCAGCCAATGTCGGCAGGTGGCGCTGGTGATCGATAGCCGCTGCCAGCATCAGGACGACATGACGCAGGTCGAGGCAGTGACCATCACGGGCAAAGCGACAGAAATTCAATCTGGCAGTGATTATGAGCAGGGCATCGCCAGCCTCAAACATCGCCATCCCTACCTGGCAGATTTCCTCGATTCCGCTTCTACGGCGCTGTTCCGCATCGATGTGGTGCGCTATTTTCATGTCACCCGTTTCCAGGAGGTGTCCCAGTGGATTCCGTGA
- a CDS encoding tetratricopeptide repeat protein yields MKRMSLLAMSFLAIWVLNLAAQDFLQQADSYYENRGAVFHHDKLLADPGNIDKAIALYKKAIESSTGAQKEEAIWKLIRAYYFKGKYTTNNSEERKKIYDLGKELGQAGLKEFPESVGIHLFSAIVWGVWGEEYGIMKAAREGVAGKIKEHCEKVIQLDPNFDEAGGYRVLGRVYYKAPKIPLVLSWPSKKKAVEILEQSYKLAPRNLNTRQFLAEALYSQDQKERAIQMMKDILAETEVIEGVAEDAVIKSEVKATLAEWQK; encoded by the coding sequence ATGAAGCGAATGAGTCTATTGGCGATGAGTTTTCTGGCAATTTGGGTTCTCAATCTTGCGGCGCAGGATTTTCTCCAGCAGGCGGATAGCTATTATGAGAACCGAGGAGCGGTATTCCATCATGACAAGCTGCTTGCGGATCCGGGCAATATCGATAAAGCGATTGCGCTATACAAGAAGGCCATTGAGTCTTCTACGGGTGCTCAAAAAGAAGAAGCGATTTGGAAATTGATCCGCGCTTATTATTTCAAGGGGAAATATACCACCAATAATAGCGAAGAACGCAAGAAGATCTATGATTTGGGGAAGGAACTGGGGCAAGCTGGGCTGAAAGAGTTCCCCGAATCGGTCGGAATTCATCTGTTCTCCGCCATTGTCTGGGGTGTTTGGGGTGAAGAATATGGCATCATGAAAGCCGCGCGAGAAGGAGTCGCTGGCAAAATCAAAGAGCATTGCGAAAAAGTGATCCAGCTCGATCCCAATTTCGATGAGGCCGGTGGCTATCGGGTGTTAGGGCGAGTCTATTATAAAGCCCCCAAGATCCCCTTGGTGCTGAGCTGGCCGTCTAAGAAAAAAGCAGTGGAGATTCTGGAACAGAGCTACAAGTTAGCTCCTCGAAATCTGAATACCCGTCAATTCCTGGCTGAAGCGCTCTATTCTCAGGATCAAAAGGAGCGCGCCATCCAAATGATGAAAGATATTCTCGCAGAGACCGAGGTCATCGAAGGGGTGGCAGAAGATGCGGTCATTAAAAGCGAAGTCAAGGCAACGCTGGCCGAATGGCAAAAATGA
- a CDS encoding xylose isomerase has product MEKSLHSICRWTFNPGKGGFVPADIRPEWSNENFDTVKMIQLVAEKIAPRLPKSIELGIELHYDTEVNEGNVAAVADALVHNKLFLAMITPGAHSRFAYGGISSLDPNERKAAEEFGQRTLDLAYGPLRKAWHPDPGKAPSLVLWNGSFGYDLASVGIKQMYQNLKESVARFCQYEEKLGGKLFIAFEPKPNEGHPAMLIPTVASALIFWRKLQEEFGISRRNKGVNKEFGHSEMIGLDHVYDTVEELDNHAMMHMHLNSQGYNDGIILGGPGKYDIDHGTRVNGMNIAIAGLIQEAGYARWKGHDMQTRAYDSTEQGIDRVIRSILSWEACDQAAKQLNTDLLLQYLRNRETAKAEDLMRDAVVQAQVAFNKMYKG; this is encoded by the coding sequence ATGGAGAAATCGCTGCATAGCATCTGCCGCTGGACTTTTAATCCTGGCAAAGGGGGCTTTGTCCCTGCCGATATTCGGCCCGAATGGAGCAATGAAAACTTCGACACAGTAAAGATGATCCAATTGGTGGCAGAGAAGATTGCCCCGCGACTCCCCAAGTCTATCGAATTAGGGATCGAGCTCCATTATGACACTGAGGTGAACGAGGGTAATGTTGCTGCCGTTGCGGATGCGCTGGTGCATAATAAGCTATTTTTAGCGATGATCACACCAGGGGCGCATAGCCGCTTTGCGTATGGAGGAATTTCATCGTTGGATCCGAATGAGCGCAAAGCTGCAGAGGAATTCGGCCAGCGCACGCTTGATCTGGCTTACGGCCCGTTGCGCAAAGCCTGGCATCCTGATCCTGGCAAAGCCCCTAGTTTGGTGTTGTGGAACGGCTCGTTTGGTTATGATCTCGCTTCTGTGGGGATCAAGCAGATGTATCAGAATTTGAAAGAGAGTGTAGCTCGGTTTTGTCAGTACGAAGAAAAATTAGGGGGCAAGCTATTCATCGCTTTCGAACCAAAGCCCAATGAAGGCCACCCAGCAATGCTTATCCCTACGGTTGCCAGTGCGCTCATCTTCTGGCGAAAGCTGCAGGAGGAATTCGGCATTTCCAGGCGTAATAAAGGCGTTAATAAAGAGTTCGGTCATTCGGAAATGATCGGTTTGGATCATGTCTATGACACGGTCGAGGAACTGGATAACCACGCCATGATGCACATGCATCTCAACAGCCAAGGCTATAACGATGGCATCATCCTCGGCGGCCCCGGCAAATATGATATTGACCATGGGACGAGGGTGAATGGGATGAATATCGCGATCGCTGGACTGATTCAGGAGGCTGGATATGCTCGTTGGAAAGGACATGATATGCAGACTCGGGCCTACGATTCGACCGAACAAGGGATCGATCGTGTCATCCGAAGCATCCTCAGTTGGGAAGCCTGCGATCAGGCTGCTAAACAATTGAACACAGATCTATTGCTCCAATATTTGCGTAATCGCGAGACAGCCAAAGCAGAGGATCTGATGCGAGACGCGGTGGTTCAAGCGCAGGTTGCTTTCAATAAAATGTATAAGGGCTAA